A window of Zingiber officinale cultivar Zhangliang chromosome 5A, Zo_v1.1, whole genome shotgun sequence contains these coding sequences:
- the LOC121980336 gene encoding uncharacterized protein LOC121980336 isoform X1: MQNERSWMYNKNLPNRRGLTDEFITGLRQFMNFACSQVEYMDGNKIRCPCRKCHNGKFLPSDKVEEHLCRFGFTPNYYNWTSHGEPFISDEDYERNIQISVSGDQSYYNQLNPYQRMIIDAAGQNFNPDMHGTSSSYPPPVEQMFNTYTSPLEEVEVPGVDETYIKFQEVLSAVDEPLWAGCDTHTKLSLTARLLNVKSESNLSEDYFNKFIQTIKEALPRDNILPNDFYSMKKLIKELGLPVERIDVCRDGCMLYWGDNADADVCKFCNQDRYKSTRRNQHRRKSYSQMFYLPLTPRLQRLYASKATAEHMTWHANHQTEEGLMCHPSDAEAWKNFDRTYPEFSKEIRNIRLGLCADGFAPFGKSGRNYSCWPVIVTPYNLPPGMCMKTPYMFLTLVVPGPQNPKKLIDIYMQPLIAELKQLWDEGFPTYDVQTNQMFIMKAALLWTINDFPAYGMLSGWSTAGRLGCPICMERSKSIRLKHGKKPSYFDCHRQFLPPNHIFRRNKDEFTMNKIERTPPPLRLTGEQIWWRVVNFSSVIEEPHGTTYEYGSTHKWTKRSIFWDLPYWFSHLIHHNLDVMHIEKNVFDNLTNTVMDINGKTKDNLNARKDMRLICKRPTLDVDENSRGPKPKAVYTLNKDQRRVVCEWIKSLKFPDGYVSNLGRCVDMKECKLIGLKSHDCHIIMQRLIPIAFRELLPNFVWGAITELSIFLHDICSTVLRQSHMEKLERDIPIIMCNLERIFPPSFFDSMEHLLIHLPYEAKVGGPVHFRWMYPFERFLYHLKKKIKNKAHVEASIVNAYIVEEVTTFASYYFEPHVQSKRQRPGRNDEGPIDPNLNSFSIFNYLGRSSGPCKQRYLTGQEWRAAHTYILLNCPEVSSFYEIFENLYSDLSTQQFDRLCQEEFAPWFKSYVLDNQTNLQQEFLIHLAWGPKAMVRTWPAYFINRYNFHTENYGMGKTTMNSGVCVKSSNDGDASNDFYGLLDEILEIEYPGPEMRVILFMCRWFDPIRGMKVHPRYNLVEINHKRLYKKYEPFVLAQQAIQVFYASYPSLKRDKVDWWAVCKTKARKKIEERWEDIAYQQEKVTNTFAYQRWEDIAYYDCRLAS; encoded by the exons ATgcagaatgaaagaagttggatgtataacaagaatTTGCCTAACCGTCGGGGTTTAACTGATGAATTTATCACGGGCTTAAGGCAATTTATGAATTTTGCATGTAGTCAAGTTGAGTATATGGATGGCAATAAGATAAGATGTCCGTGTAGAAAGTGTCATAATGGTAAATTTTTACCCTctgataaagttgaagaacatctttgtagatttggatTTACCCCgaattactataattggacatCTCATGGTGAGccgttcatatctgatgaggattatgaACGAAATATACAAATCTCAGTTAGTGGTGATCAGAGTTATTATAATCAACtaaatccatatcagaggatgatAATTGATGCAGCAGGTCAGAATTTCAATCCTGACATGCATGGTACAAGTTCTAGTTATCCTCCACCAGTTGAACAAATGTTTAATACTTATACATCACCATTGGAGGAGGTAGAAGTACCAGGTGTTGATGAAACCTATATTAAATTTCAAGAAGTGTTGAGTGCTGTTGATGAACCATTATGGGCTGGTTGTGATACTCACACGAAATTATCTCTCACCGCAAGACTGTTGAATGTCAAGTCAGAGAGTAATTTGTCGGAAGATTATTTTAATAAGTTTATTCAAACTATTAAAGAGGCATTGCCGCGTGATAATATATTGCCCAATGATTTTTATAGTATGAAAAAACTTATTAAAGAATTAGGTCTTCCGGTGGAAAGAATTGATGTatgcagagatggttgtatgctATATTGGGGAGATAATGCAGATGCAGatgtttgtaaattctgtaatcaagatcgGTACAAGAGCACTAGAAGGAATCAACACCGACGTAAATCATACAGTCAGATGTTTTATTtgcctttaactcctaggttacaaaggctttatgcatcaaaggcaactgctgaacacatgacttggcatgcaaatcatcaaacagaagaggggttaatgtgtcatccatcagatgcagaggcatggaaaaattttgatagaacatatccagaaTTTTCAAAGGAGATTCGAAACATTAGATTAGGTCTGTGTGCTGATGGTTTTGCTCCgtttggtaaatcaggaagaaattattcATGTTGGCCAGTTATTGTAACTCcgtataatcttccacctggaatgtgcatgaaaacaccctATATGTTTTTAACTTTGGTTGTCCCTGGACCGCAAAATCCAAaaaagttaatagatatttatatgcaaccacTGATTGCAGAACTGAAACAATTATGGGACGAAGGTTTTCCTACATATGATGTTCAAACTAATCAGATGTTTATAatgaaggctgctcttctttggaccataaatgactttccggCTTATGGTATGCTATCGGGTTGGAGTACCGCTGGGAGATTaggatgcccaatatgtatggagagatcgaAGTCAATCCGATTGAAACATGGAAAAAAgccgagttattttgattgtcatagacaaTTTTTACCACCAAATCATATTTTCAGaagaaataaagatgaattcactatgAATAAAATTGAAAGAACCCCTCCACCATTGAGATTAACTGGTGAACAGATTTGGTGGCGAGTAGTTAACTTTTCATCTGTTATTGAAGAGCcacatggtacaacatatgaatatggaagtacacataaatggactaaacgaagtatattttgggatttgccatattggtttagtcatttgattcatcataatctcgatgtaatgcatattgagaagaatgtttttgataatctcaCAAATACAGTGATGGATATTAATGGAAAAACCAAAGACAACttgaatgcaagaaaagatatgcgactcattTGTAAAAGgcccactcttgatgtcgatgaaaatagtaggggaccaaagccaaaggcagtATATACATTGAATAAGGATCAGAGACGTGTTGTGTGTGAATGgattaaatcattaaaatttccagatgggtatgtctctaatcttggaagatgtgtcgatatgaaagaatgcaaattgattggtttgaaaagtcatgactgtcatataATCATGCAAAGACTCATTCCTATTGCCTTTAGGGAACTCTTACCAAATTTTGTATGGGGTGCTATTACAGAGTTAAGCATTTTTCTACATGATATATGCTCCACAGTTTTGAGACAATCACACATGGAGAAATTAGAAAGAGACATTCCAATCATTATGTGTAActtggaaaggatatttccaccttcattttttgattccATGGAACATCTTTTAATTCACTTGCCATATGAagccaaagttggaggacctgttcattttcgatggatgtatccttttgaaag attcttatatcatttgaagaaaaaaatcaaaaataaggcacatgttgaagcatctattgttaatgcatacattgttgAGGAAGTGacaacttttgcatcatattattttgagcctCACGTTCAGAGCAAAAGGCAAAGGCCAGGAAGAAACGATGAGGGCCCTATTGATCCGAATTTAAactcattctcaatttttaactaccttggtaGATCAAGTGGACCCTGTAAGCAGAGATATTTAACTGGTCAAGAATGGCGGGCAGCCCATACATATATTTTACtgaattgtccagaagtatcatcaTTTTATga gatttttgaaaacttatattctGATTTATCGACACAACAGTTTGATCGCTTATGCCAAGaagaatttgcaccatggttcaaatcatat GTTCTTGATAATCAAACTAACCTTCAGCAAGAATTTCTAATCCATCTGGCATGGGGTCCAAAAGCAATGGTACGCACTTGGCCAGCTTATTTCATAAatagatataattttcatactgaAAATTATGGAATGGGAAAAACTACAATGAATAGTGGAGTTTGTGTTAAGTCATCCAATGATGGAGAtgcaagcaatgatttttatggtttgctGGATGAAATTTTAGAGATAGAATATCCTGGCCCAGAAATGCGAGTAATTCTTTTCATGTGTCGTTGGTTTGACCCTatcagagggatgaaggtgcatccacgatataatttggttgaaataaatcataagagattgtaCAAGaaatatgaaccatttgtgttggcacagCAAGCAATTCAAGTTTTCTATGCTTCATATCCTAGTCTGAAACGTGACAAAGTTGATTGGTGGGCCGTTTGTAAAACGAAAGCACGGAAAAAAATTGAGGAACGTTGGGAGGACATTGCTTATCAACAAGAGAAAGTTACAAATACATTTGCTTATCAACGTTGGGAGGACATTGCTTATTATGATTGCAGATTAGCAAGTTGA
- the LOC121980336 gene encoding uncharacterized protein LOC121980336 isoform X2 — MQNERSWMYNKNLPNRRGLTDEFITGLRQFMNFACSQVEYMDGNKIRCPCRKCHNGKFLPSDKVEEHLCRFGFTPNYYNWTSHGEPFISDEDYERNIQISVSGDQSYYNQLNPYQRMIIDAAGQNFNPDMHGTSSSYPPPVEQMFNTYTSPLEEVEVPGVDETYIKFQEVLSAVDEPLWAGCDTHTKLSLTARLLNVKSESNLSEDYFNKFIQTIKEALPRDNILPNDFYSMKKLIKELGLPVERIDVCRDGCMLYWGDNADADVCKFCNQDRYKSTRRNQHRRKSYSQMFYLPLTPRLQRLYASKATAEHMTWHANHQTEEGLMCHPSDAEAWKNFDRTYPEFSKEIRNIRLGLCADGFAPFGKSGRNYSCWPVIVTPYNLPPGMCMKTPYMFLTLVVPGPQNPKKLIDIYMQPLIAELKQLWDEGFPTYDVQTNQMFIMKAALLWTINDFPAYGMLSGWSTAGRLGCPICMERSKSIRLKHGKKPSYFDCHRQFLPPNHIFRRNKDEFTMNKIERTPPPLRLTGEQIWWRVVNFSSVIEEPHGTTYEYGSTHKWTKRSIFWDLPYWFSHLIHHNLDVMHIEKNVFDNLTNTVMDINGKTKDNLNARKDMRLICKRPTLDVDENSRGPKPKAVYTLNKDQRRVVCEWIKSLKFPDGYVSNLGRCVDMKECKLIGLKSHDCHIIMQRLIPIAFRELLPNFVWGAITELSIFLHDICSTVLRQSHMEKLERDIPIIMCNLERIFPPSFFDSMEHLLIHLPYEAKVGGPVHFRWMYPFERFLYHLKKKIKNKAHVEASIVNAYIVEEVTTFASYYFEPHVQSKRQRPGRNDEGPIDPNLNSFSIFNYLGRSSGPCKQRYLTGQEWRAAHTYILLNCPEVSSFYEIFENLYSDLSTQQFDRLCQEEFAPWFKSYVLDNQTNLQQEFLIHLAWGPKAMEKKHGR, encoded by the exons ATgcagaatgaaagaagttggatgtataacaagaatTTGCCTAACCGTCGGGGTTTAACTGATGAATTTATCACGGGCTTAAGGCAATTTATGAATTTTGCATGTAGTCAAGTTGAGTATATGGATGGCAATAAGATAAGATGTCCGTGTAGAAAGTGTCATAATGGTAAATTTTTACCCTctgataaagttgaagaacatctttgtagatttggatTTACCCCgaattactataattggacatCTCATGGTGAGccgttcatatctgatgaggattatgaACGAAATATACAAATCTCAGTTAGTGGTGATCAGAGTTATTATAATCAACtaaatccatatcagaggatgatAATTGATGCAGCAGGTCAGAATTTCAATCCTGACATGCATGGTACAAGTTCTAGTTATCCTCCACCAGTTGAACAAATGTTTAATACTTATACATCACCATTGGAGGAGGTAGAAGTACCAGGTGTTGATGAAACCTATATTAAATTTCAAGAAGTGTTGAGTGCTGTTGATGAACCATTATGGGCTGGTTGTGATACTCACACGAAATTATCTCTCACCGCAAGACTGTTGAATGTCAAGTCAGAGAGTAATTTGTCGGAAGATTATTTTAATAAGTTTATTCAAACTATTAAAGAGGCATTGCCGCGTGATAATATATTGCCCAATGATTTTTATAGTATGAAAAAACTTATTAAAGAATTAGGTCTTCCGGTGGAAAGAATTGATGTatgcagagatggttgtatgctATATTGGGGAGATAATGCAGATGCAGatgtttgtaaattctgtaatcaagatcgGTACAAGAGCACTAGAAGGAATCAACACCGACGTAAATCATACAGTCAGATGTTTTATTtgcctttaactcctaggttacaaaggctttatgcatcaaaggcaactgctgaacacatgacttggcatgcaaatcatcaaacagaagaggggttaatgtgtcatccatcagatgcagaggcatggaaaaattttgatagaacatatccagaaTTTTCAAAGGAGATTCGAAACATTAGATTAGGTCTGTGTGCTGATGGTTTTGCTCCgtttggtaaatcaggaagaaattattcATGTTGGCCAGTTATTGTAACTCcgtataatcttccacctggaatgtgcatgaaaacaccctATATGTTTTTAACTTTGGTTGTCCCTGGACCGCAAAATCCAAaaaagttaatagatatttatatgcaaccacTGATTGCAGAACTGAAACAATTATGGGACGAAGGTTTTCCTACATATGATGTTCAAACTAATCAGATGTTTATAatgaaggctgctcttctttggaccataaatgactttccggCTTATGGTATGCTATCGGGTTGGAGTACCGCTGGGAGATTaggatgcccaatatgtatggagagatcgaAGTCAATCCGATTGAAACATGGAAAAAAgccgagttattttgattgtcatagacaaTTTTTACCACCAAATCATATTTTCAGaagaaataaagatgaattcactatgAATAAAATTGAAAGAACCCCTCCACCATTGAGATTAACTGGTGAACAGATTTGGTGGCGAGTAGTTAACTTTTCATCTGTTATTGAAGAGCcacatggtacaacatatgaatatggaagtacacataaatggactaaacgaagtatattttgggatttgccatattggtttagtcatttgattcatcataatctcgatgtaatgcatattgagaagaatgtttttgataatctcaCAAATACAGTGATGGATATTAATGGAAAAACCAAAGACAACttgaatgcaagaaaagatatgcgactcattTGTAAAAGgcccactcttgatgtcgatgaaaatagtaggggaccaaagccaaaggcagtATATACATTGAATAAGGATCAGAGACGTGTTGTGTGTGAATGgattaaatcattaaaatttccagatgggtatgtctctaatcttggaagatgtgtcgatatgaaagaatgcaaattgattggtttgaaaagtcatgactgtcatataATCATGCAAAGACTCATTCCTATTGCCTTTAGGGAACTCTTACCAAATTTTGTATGGGGTGCTATTACAGAGTTAAGCATTTTTCTACATGATATATGCTCCACAGTTTTGAGACAATCACACATGGAGAAATTAGAAAGAGACATTCCAATCATTATGTGTAActtggaaaggatatttccaccttcattttttgattccATGGAACATCTTTTAATTCACTTGCCATATGAagccaaagttggaggacctgttcattttcgatggatgtatccttttgaaag attcttatatcatttgaagaaaaaaatcaaaaataaggcacatgttgaagcatctattgttaatgcatacattgttgAGGAAGTGacaacttttgcatcatattattttgagcctCACGTTCAGAGCAAAAGGCAAAGGCCAGGAAGAAACGATGAGGGCCCTATTGATCCGAATTTAAactcattctcaatttttaactaccttggtaGATCAAGTGGACCCTGTAAGCAGAGATATTTAACTGGTCAAGAATGGCGGGCAGCCCATACATATATTTTACtgaattgtccagaagtatcatcaTTTTATga gatttttgaaaacttatattctGATTTATCGACACAACAGTTTGATCGCTTATGCCAAGaagaatttgcaccatggttcaaatcatat GTTCTTGATAATCAAACTAACCTTCAGCAAGAATTTCTAATCCATCTGGCATGGGGTCCAAAAGCAATG GAAAAGAAGCACGGAAGGTGA